GGGGCCTGCAACCTTTCCTCGTTCCTGTGACAAGCACAGGAATGAGGAAATCAAACAAGCCGCTGGGGTGGCCAGATCTCAACAGGCCTTAGCCCGCCACCCCGATGCCTGCACCGGAGAAACCGTGGAGGCCCCTGTCAGAAACGCGTGGTCAGGCTCGTGAGCCAGGCCGGGGAAGCCTCGACCAGCGCGGCCTCCAGCTGCTTGTCCACGCCTGTCAGGATGGCGATCCCGATCACCAGCAACACGGCGCCGAATACGGCTTTTGCGACCTTGCCAAAGCCCAGCATCCGGTCCCGCCAGCGGTTGAGGACCTCACGCGACAGCTGGCCGAGGAGCAATAGCGGCGCGGCGGCCCCAAGACCGAAGGCGGCCATGGTCAGGAAGACCTGAGTGAGGTTCTCGCCCCGCGCTGCCATCAGTGACGCGGCGCCGAGGGTCGGACCGACGCAGGGGCTCCAGACGGTGCCGAGCAAAAGGCCGACGACGAATTGGCCTCTCCAGCCATCGCCCTGTTGACCACCGAAGCGGCGCTCGGTCCAATTGCCGATCGGTCCCGCTGCCGTAGCGAACCGGACCTGCATCGAGGGAAGGATGAGGACGACGCCAAGGCCGATCATCAGCAATGCGCCGAACGAGCGGAAAAAGTCGAGGTCGAGCCCGATACCGAAGCCGAGCAAGGCGACGAACATCCCGATCGCCACGAAGGAGCCGGCCAGCCCTGCCGCAAGTGCAAGATGGCCGTAGCGGTGCTTGCCGATGGCGGTCGCGAGCACGATAGGTACCAGTGGAAGAACGCAGGGCGACAGGATGGAAAGCACCCCTGCGATCGTCGCGAAAATCAGCGTTGAAATCATAGTTCAGTTCGTGAATGCCGATCTGAACAATGTCTCGATCGAGGCCGGGTCGGTATCGCCGACCGAGCGGGCCGTCTCGGAAGCTCCCTTGAAGGCGATCAGCGTCGACTGGCGCTGTGCACCGAGCGCCTGCACGACGTCCTTCTGCTTGTCGAAATCCACCTTGAAGACCGTTACTTCCGAGAAATCGGGCGATGCGGCGAGCTTTTCGACAATTGGTTCCTGGGCGGCGCAGGTCGGGCACCAGCTCGCCCAGATATCGACGACGATCGGGTTACCCGCCTGCTGCGCCGCCTCGAAAGCCGTGGTTTCGAAGGGTTTCAGTTCGCCCGCGAATGCGGTCGCCGCGATAAGGGTGACGAATGCGGTACCGGCAAACGCTGCCATGCGTGTGAAAGCTCTCATCTTTGAACTCCTCTCATGAGCCGCTACCCACGAAGCGGCCGCTGCCGAGCGACGGCTCGGGAGGGGGGTGCCCCGAAGCGCCGTTCGGTGGATTCGACAGGCCATGGCGGGGAAACGTTACGCTTTGGAGGAACACAAGATCGTGATCGGCGGCGGCGAAACGGCAAGCGGCTTTCGTTGGTCTCATCCTCGGAATTTCAGGAGGATACGCATGACAAATTCCCACTGCACGCGCGCCTTTGCCGCCGCCTGCCTGTCGCTCGCCCTTGCCGCTACTCCCGCAGCGGCCGGGGAAATCTTCGAGCTGAACGGCGTGGCCATCTCGGGCTACGATCCGGTCAGCTACTTCTCATCCGGCGGGCCAACCAAGGGCTCGCCCGAAATCAACGCTGCCTACAAGGGTGCGACTTTCCATTTCGCGACGGCGGGCAACCGCACGCTCTTCATAGCGGAACCGGAGAAGTACCTGCCGCAATACGGCGGCTACTGCGCCTACGGCACCGCGCGCGGCTATAAGGCGCCCACCGAGCCACATGCATTCACGATCGTCGGTGGGAAACTCTACCTGAACTACGACGCGGCTATTCAGGATACCTGGCGTCAGGACAAGGCGGGCTATATCTCCAAGGCGGACCAGAACTGGCCCGCGGTCAAGGATCAATAGGCTGGAGGAGAGCTTTCAGGAGCCCGTTCGCCGATCCGGACCGATATCGCGGGGATGCGGGCACGGCCTCGCTTCGCGGATCACGCCCCCATCGCGGTGGGCCACGTCGCTGCCTTCGACCAGTCCGATGATTTCGGCGCGATGCTGGTCGAGATGCGGCGGAGGGTGCTGGTAGGCAACCGGGGTCGCGGAAAGCTTCAGCGGATTGCCGAGGAGACGCACCGGCCGCCCGTCCTCCTGCTCCATGGTGATGACCATGTCCCGTGCCAATGTGTGCGGGTCGGCGAGCACTTCGTCGACACCGGCGACCTGCCCCGCGGGAACGCCCGCCTTCAGAAGGCGCTCGACCCAGACGTCCGCACCATCCGCCCGGAGCGCTTCAGTTATGATCTTCGCCAGGTCGTTCCGGTTTTCGACACGGTCGCAGTTGGCGCGGAAGCGGGCGTCGCAGCCCAGTTCCGGCAGGCCGATGGCGCGGCAGAAGCGCTTGAACTGCTCGTCGTTGCCGACGGCCACCGCGAGGTCACGATCGGCCGTGGGAAATGTCTGATAGGGGGCGATGTTCGGGTGGGCATTTCCGATCCGCTCGGGTCGCTTGCCCGATACGAGATGGTTGGTGGCGGCGTTGATGAGCCAGGCGACCTGGGTGTCGTAGAGGGAAAGATCGATATATTGCCCCTCTCCCGTCGTCTCCTTATGCCGGAGCGCCGCCAGAATTCCGATCGTGGCGTACATTCCGCACATGACGTCGGCGATGCCCACGCCGACCTTCGTGGGCTGCCCTCCCTCTTCGTCCGGGTGCCCGGTAATGCTCATCATCCCGCCCATTGCCTGGATCAGGAAGTCGTATCCGGTCCTGTCCCGATAGGGGCCGGTCTGGCCGAAACCGGATATGGAGCACCATACGAGGTCGGGTTTGATGCGCGCCATATCCTCGTAGCCGATGCCGCGGCGGGCGAGGTCTCCCGGCTTGTAGTTCTCGATCACGACGTCCGAGATCGCCACGAGCTTTTTCACGAGTTCGACCTGGGCCTTGTCGGTAATGTCGATGGCAATCGATTTCTTGTTGCGGTTGGCGGAAAGGAAATAGGCGCTGAGGTCGCTATCCGCTCCCTCCGCGCCGGGCACGAAGGGAGGCCCCCAGCGCCGGGTATCGTCGCCGAAAACCGGCCTCTCCACCTTGATGACCTCGGCGCCGAGATCGCCCAGCAACTGCGTCGCCGTAGGCCCGGCGAGAATCCGCGAGAGATCGAGGACCCGAATACCGGCGAGTGCGCCTTTTTTGCTCTGTTCCACCATAAAACTCCTTCACGCCGTCCACGGCGCCCGCTTGAACCATGCCGCCACGTAGGCTGTCGCCACCAGAATTGCGAAACCGGCGAGATTGGCAGTCGCGACCGCCAAGGCGCCCCGCCCGGAATGGTCAAGAGCGATGCCGATGAGTTGGGCGACCACCATGCCCGTCATGAAGACCGGAAGGGATTGCTGGCCGACCCTGATCAGGATCGCTGTCAGCGGCCGGACCGCCGGATGATGAAGCCGCGCGCCTTTTTCGCCGACGACCAGCATGGCGATCTGCGCAAGGGCCAGAAAATGGACCAGCCGCAGGATACCGAAATCGGTCTTGCTCGTGAGCGGGCCGATCGCCTGCGCTACCTCCCGGAAGAAGGGCGAAGCCGAAAGGATCACATGCCAGGCGAAGGGAACGGTGACGACGACAAAGGCGAGCGAAGCGATCAACAGCGGGCGGCTCCCGACCGGCCGCTTCACCGTCCCGCGCATGAGGAAAAAGCCGAGAAAGAAAATGAGCTGCCAGCCGAACGGGTCGAAGAACCAGGGACGGTCGCTCCAGGGCTCCGCCTGGAGATGAGCGAGGCCGAACTGAGCAGATAGCCACAGCGCCGCCATCAGGAAGAAGGGCAGCCACGCGGCGATGCGCTCGGCGATGAGCATGACCGGCATCAGCGCCAGGATCACCATGTACATCGGCAGGATGTCGAAGTAGTTCGGCACATAGGTGAGCGTCATCAGGCCGATGAGCAGCGGTCCGGGATCTTCGAAGAAGCGGACGAGGTTGAGGCTCTGGATATAGGAGGTGCCGTCAGGCTTGTGCCCCGCCGCCGCCATGATGGTTGCAACCGTCAGGAAGACGGCGATATGCGCCCAATAGATCTGCCAGCACCGGTGAACCACGCGCGCGGTCAGGAGCCCGAAACCTTGCCGGTCGAACAATCTGCCGAAGGCGATCGCCGAGGCCATGCCCGAGAGGAAGACGAACATCTCGGTCGCGTCGGAAAAGCCGAAGCGCGCCGGTATCCAGAGCGCCCAGGGATCGTTCGGCACATGCGCAAGAAGGATGATCAGCATGCCGATGCCACGGAAGACATCGAGCCGCGGATCGCGGGCGCGCTTGCCCGCAATGCCTGAAGCCGGCAGCGTCAGTTCAGAAGGCGTCTTGGTAAGCATCCGCATCAAACCGGCAACTGATGAGAGTGAAGGTGGAACGGCTTTCGGCCGCCCCGAGTTCGCGCTGCAGGGCAGGGGCATCGGCGACATTGACGCCGTAACCGCCGAACCCCTCGGCAATCCTCGCAAAGTCGGTCTGGCCGAGCGCGACGCCGGCGGGCGCGAGCCCGCTTGCCCGCTGCTTCAGGGCTATCAGGGCAAGGCTGCAGTCCTGGAAGACGACGACCGTCAGGGGAAACGCCAGATCCCGGAGCGTTGCCAGCTCGCCGAGCCCCATCTCCAGGCCGCCGTCTCCCATGACCGCTATGACGCGTTGCGACGGGTCGGCCACCTTCGCGCCGATCGCCAGCGGCAGCGCGGCGGCCATGGTGCAGAACCCCGCCGACTGCAGGAGCGAGAGCGGGCGCCGGCAGACCCATTTCTGGGAAAGGAGTATGCGGTGGGCGCCGCTGTCCACCGTCACGAGGGCGTCTGATCCGGCCACTTCGTTCAGCGTTTTGATGATCGCATGCGGCCCCCATGCGTGAGGAGCGCGAAAGATTCGCTTCAGTTCGTTCGCGGCCCTTGCGGGTTCCTGTTCAGGCCATGACGGATGGCCGACAACCGTGTCCGCGAGCACTTGCACCGTTGCTGCCGTATCCGCAACAAAACGGGAGCCGCAGTGATGCATGGCATGGTCGGGGGCCGCTGCCGTCAGCTCGACGATGCGGGCGGAATCAGCTGCATCGAGCCAGCCGAGACGCATTTCGATCGGATCGTAGCCGACCATCAGGACGAGGTCGGCCTCGTTGAAAAGGGCGAGCAGGACCCGGTCCGCGGCGGGCGAGAGCCCGGCCGCACCGAGCGAAAGCGGGTGCGTTTCATCGATCAGGCCCTTGCCCTTGTAGGTTGTGACCACAGGGGCCTCGATCTTCTCCGCCAGAAGGCGGATGGCCTCTCCGGCTCCCTCGCGGGCGGCTTCGAAGCCGGCGAGGATGATCGGTCTGCGGGCCGCATCCAGGCATCCGGCAAGGCTTGCGACAGCCCCGTCGTCGGCGCCGACCGAGGGGCGACGGACGGTCGGCGGCCCGACCATGCGAGGGGCTGGATCGTCCATCGCCGCTACCGCCGGCGAGAGGTCGAGATGCACGGGTCCCATCGGTTCCGCCCTTGCGATGGCGAGTGCACGCGCAACCGTGGAAGCGGCGCTCTCCGGCTCGACTTCGAAGCTCGCCTTGACGATCGGTCGGAGGAGAGCGGCGTGGTCTATCACCTGATGGGTGTAGCGCGCCCGCGTCGAGCGATCGACGACCCCCGAGAGGACGACCAGCGGAACGCGTTCCTGCAGGGCGTCCGCAATGCCGTTGACTGCATTCGCAAGGCCCGGTCCGACCGTGGTGACCAGGATGCCGGGCGCGCCGCTCGAAAGGCTGGCGCCGGCAGCCATCGAGGCTGCGGCCGTCTCGTGGCGCGCCAGTTGAAAGCGAATGCCGGCCCTTTCGAGCGCATCGACAAGCGTCACCACCTCGCCGCCCGGCATGCCGAAAGCATGCCGGGCGCCATGCGCTTGCAGGGTTGCGGCAATGGTGTCGGCTACTCTCGGAACAGGTCTTTCGCGGCTTTCATTCATGGGGTCGAATACCTTTCGCGACGACGTGAGCGGACGTGAAATTGTTGGCTCGCGGAAAAGGCGCTATGTCTACGGTTGTCCCGCCGACGGAGATCAACGCATGCGCATCGCTCCCCCGGCCGTTCTGGCCGCAATCTGCCTTCTTACGACGGGAACCGGCGCCGTCGCCTGCGGAGGCTCCGTCCCATGCCCCGTCGAAGGCGGTTCTTACCGGATCGAAATGCCCGAGGGGAGCGAGCCCAAGGGGGCCTACGTCTTCTTCCACGGCTATCGCAGCTCCGCGGAACTGCAGATGCGGCATCGGGCGCTGGTCGACACCGCGCGCCGGCACGGCCTGGCCTTCGTCGCGGTGGACGGGCTGCGGGGAACCTGGTCGCATCCGAATGCGCCGGGGCACTATCGCAATGAAGCAGCCTTCGTGCGCCGGGTTCTCGACGACCTCGACAAGCGTTTCGGTTTCGACCGTTCCAACACGCTGGTCGGTGGCTTCTCGCAAGGTGCCTCCATGGCCTGGTACAGCGTCTGCCGTTCCGGCGACCGGCTCGCAGGTGCCGTCACCTTTTCCGGCGTCTTCTGGAACCCGCTTCCGAAACCTGAGGACTGCGTACCGGACCTGCCGCCGATCATCCACTTCCATGGCCGGCAGGATGGAACCTTCCCTCTCGCCGGAAGGGCGATCGGGAGCAGGTTCCATCAGGGAGATACGTTCAAAAGCGTCGCTTTCGCGCGTGAGGCCGCCCGGTGCGAGGGAGATGTCGAGACTATCGAAGCCGCCGACCTTTCCTGCACCGTGACCGTCGGCTGCGTTCGCGGAGAGGTGACGCTCTGCCTCTACGACGGGGGACATCAGGTGAGGCCGGAATATCTCGACAGGGGCCTGACACGACTCGGATTCTGAACGTTGGGCGCTGCTGGTGGTCATTTCCCGCTCTCGCGCCAGTCGACCACAAAGGCGACGACGACGCCGAAGAGGAGGTGGCCGGCGAGCGACACCCAGGTCAGCGGTATGAAGCCGAGGAAGGCGGGAAGTCCGGCGATGAGGTGCGCCATCACGTAGAGCGCGAATATCCAGAGGCCGGTCCCGAAGCCGAGCGCGGTCAGGATCAGGGGCAGTCCGGGCAGAATGAGCCGCTGAAGCGGACGCGCGATGAAGAGATAGCCGATCGGATAGAAGACGACGCCGACGACCGCATGGATGGCTTCCGCTAGGAAACGGTTCTGGAAGCCGAAGACGCTCTGGACGAGAGCCGCCGGCTCGAGCGGGCCGCCGACCAGCATCGGCGTGATGACGCGCGCCCAGAACTCCCAGGCGAGATCGGCGGCAAGGCCGGCGAGAACGATGGTGGCGAGCAATCCTGCGGAAACTGTCGGGAAAAGCGCCTCCCGCCGGGCAGTCATCGTGTGCATGTCGGTATCTCCGATACTGGTGGGGTGAACAGACGTCCTGTGTCACGGCTCTCGTTTCACAGGGAAGCATGGGTCTCGATGGAGCCCAGCAGCCGGTCCTCGACTTTGAGGTGGCGGCGCACGCTGCAGATGCGCGAGAATGCGGCTCTGTCGCCATTGGCACCGGCGGCCTTGGCAAGGGCGAGAACGAAGAAGTCGCGTTGCGCATTGCTGCCGCCGATCTTGGGCAGGTCGGCGAGGATCGCGTCGAGCGAGCGGCGATCCCTGCCCGTCGACAACCCCGCGATGATGCGGGCAAGGGGCAGCCCGACATCGGCCGCGACGCGCGCCTGCTCGCCGGTGCCTCCGGCCTTCAGGGCGAGTTCCTCGACCATCTCTCGCACGCTGTCGGTTTCGCCGAGGGCGACCAGAGCGGCGAGCGTGTGCAGGGCGGCAAAGACGAGAGTCGTGTCGCGGCGCCGGCTCAGCGCCGTCTCCGCCAGATCCGACCAGCGCGATCCGACATCGACACCCGTCTGGCCGAGGCGCCAAAGAAGCGAAACGGCATTGGCCATGTCGCGGAAATCGTCGGTCTGCCGCGGGCGAACCTCGTCGTCGTAGATTCTCAAGACCTGATCATGGTCGCCTTGCTCCAGATGCAGAAGCGCCAGATGCCAGGCCATGTGGAAGGAGAAATTGTTGCACCGGGTCCAGGACGCCCGGCCGTGTTCCAGCCAGTTTATCCCCTTCGCCGCCTCTCCGCGCATCTCGTAGACGTGCGACACGGCGTGGCGACCCCAGGCATCATCGGGCTCCAGTCCGACCGCTTGCCGGCCGACCTCCTCGGCCGCATCGTAGAAGCCGAGCTCTTCGAGCGCGAAAGCGTGGCAGCCGAGCATGAATCCGGCAGCCGGCGTGTCCGTGCTCCACTGTTCCATGACCCGGGAACTGGCCGACAGCATGCCGGCAGCATCCCCCAGCATGAACCGCAGCGCATGGGAGATCTTGAACGGCAGAAAAGTTGTCGCCCGCTCGGAAAACCCGTCATCGAGCAGTCTCGCCGCTTCGGAGAAGGAGCCGCCGACCGCTCTGTCCAGAGACTCGACGAGAATTCGCTCGTCACGCGTGCCGCCGTCACGGCTGGTCATCGCGCGCCTTGCGGCGATCAGCGCCTGCCCGGCCGGGGCGACGAGTTCCGATCGGGCAAGGATCAGGCTTGCAAATCCCTTGAGCGCGAGCGCCGCCACGTGCCCGGGATCCGCCTGCAGTGCCGCATCGAGGGCTGCACCCGTCGTCGGACGGTGGGCAGCCAGGCCGTAGACGGCTTGCTCGAATGCGGTCTGCGCCTCTTCGCTCGTCGTGCTGGTGGAAAGGTTGAAGGCATCCAGTCTCATCGCTTCGGCTCCTGTGCAGGACCTTCGCGATCAGGTGCAGTCAGGCCGAGCTTCGCATAGAGATCGCCTGGAACGTCGTCGTCCAGGCTGGCTGCGGCAAGCCTCGTGGCGATCTTCATGCCCCGCACATAAGTGCGGCAATTTCGGCACTGCAGGAGATGCAGGGCGACCAGCAGATTGGTTCGCTTCGAGCCGTCCCGGCTGACGAAGTCGCTGGCAAGATCCGGTATTTCCCTGCACTTCAGCATATTGCTCGTCTCACGATGAAGAACCTGATCGGGTCCTTCCCGTGAGACCGCCGAACTGACAGGACGTTACAGGACAGGGGGTCACGCTTTCGTGAGCGCTGTCCGGTCGCCGGTCAATTGCGTCTCGATCTCGTCGCGGATGCGCGTACGTGCCCGATGCAAAAGGGTCCGCTGGTTCTCGGGAGTAAGGTCCAGGAGGCGGCAGGTTTCCGCAGCGTCTGCCCCTTCGACGTCGCGCATCACCAGGACCGCCTTCTGAGCAGGCGGCAAGCGATCGATCATCTGCCGCACATGCTCCCAGAGATGGCGCCCGGCGACGATCCGCTCCGGCGTGAGACCATCGAAGGAGACCGGCGCCTCGCTCCAATGGCCGCTTTCGTCGAATCGGCTGCGCAGCGTCTGCTCCGGATCCCGCCCCGGGTCTTCCCCCTTTCCCAATGCGGCATAGCGGCTCTCGCGCTTCGCGTGGTTCTTCGCCTTGTTCAGGAGGATGGAAATGATCCAGGTGGAAAGGGCCGATCTGCCTTCGAAGGACCCCAGGTTGGCGATGACGGCGAGCCAGGTTTCCTGGGCCACTTCCTCCGCGACGGCCCGGTTCCTGACGATGCTGTCCGCCAGCCTGACCAAAGCACCGTGGTGCCGTGCAATCAGCTCACTCATCGCCTTCTGGTCTCCCCTGCGGAGGAGGCTCAGAAAATGCTCGTCTATGCTGAACTTGACGGCGAACGCCGCCGCCGATAACCAGAATGTAAGCCCCATCACAACCGCCCGTTGCCCCGTGCCTCCTTGAATGACACGCTACACAAGCCGGTCGTCAAATGAAACCTGCGTGACCGGGCGCCTTCAGGCGGTCATCGCCCTGAAGTGGCCGAGCATCCGCGCCGCGTCGGGTTCGAGCCCGGTGAACAGCCGAAACGCGCCGACCGCCTGGAACACCGCCATGCCGCCGCCGTCGAGCGTTTTGCAGCCACGCCGCCGGGCCTCCCCGAGAAGCGCCGTTTCCAGCGGAAAATAGACGATCTCGGCGACCCAATGGCTTCGCGAAAGAAGCTCCGCGTCGAGCGGCAATCCGGGATATTTCGCCATGCCGGTCGGCGTCGCGTGGATGAGGCCGGCGGCATTTCCCATTTCCGAGGGGAGATCGGTGCCGGCCGCCACCTCGGCTTTCGGAAAGAGAGGGGAGAGCATCCGGGCAAGCGCCTGCGCGCGGCCGGCTTCGCGGTCGAACACGACCAGCCGCTGCAAGCCGAGCGAGAGCGCGGCATAGGCCGTGGCGACGCCTGCTCCGCCGGCGCCGAGCTGGACAGCGCAGGAGAGGTCGGCATCCGGCAGGCCGCGCCGGAAGCCTTCGGCAAAACCCCACCAGTCCGTATTGTGGCCGTAGCGCCGTCCGCTTCTGAGGACCACCGTGTTGACGGCGCCGAGTTGCCGTGCCTCGGGGGCGAGCTCGTCGAGATAGGGAATGATCGCCTGCTTGCAGGGATGGGTGATATTGAGCCCGGCAACCCCCCGCCGCTCGGCGTCGGCGAGCAGGCGCGGCAGGTCCTTCTCGCTCGCCCCCAGCACGTTGAGATCGATCAGCTCATAATCGTAGCGAATGCCCTGCGCCGCACCTTCCGCCATGTGCATCGCCGGCGTCAGCGAAGCCTGGATACCCGCGCCGATCAGGCCCGCCTTCAAGGATTTTACAAGCGTTTCGGTCATGCGTCGGGTTCCGGTTGTTTCGTTTTCGGCTGCGGCCACGGCGCGCCGGCCCGCCCGGTTGCGGGCGGACCGGCATGACGATCACTGGCCGCGGGCGGTGCCGATTTCCTTGAAGAGCGCCTCGACCGTCTCCTGGCCGATATCGGCACTGAACTTCTCGATCATCGGCTTGACGGCATCGCGCAGTTTCTGCGTTTCCTCGGGGCTCAGTTCGCTGACCTCCATCCCCGTCTTGCGGATCTCTTCGAGTGCTGCGGCATCCTGCTCGCGCGAGACCTTGCGCTGGAAGTCGCGCGCTTCGACGGCTGCCTGTTGCAGTACGGCCTTCTCCTCTTCATTGAGGCCGTCCCAGAACTTCTTGCTGACGAGCACGATCTGCGGATTGTACTGATGACGGGTGAGCGTCATGTACTTCTGCACCTCGTAGAATTTTGCGTTGATGATGTTGGCGGAGGGATTCTCCTGGCCGTCGACCGTTCCCGTCTCGAGCGCGGTATAGAGCTCGGTATAGGGGAGCGGCACCGCATTGGCGCCGAGCGCGTTGAAAAGCTCGACCGGGATCGGCGACTGAATGGTGCGGATCTTCAGGCCCTTGATGTCTTCGAGCTTGGTCACCGGATGCCGGTTGTTGGTCAGGTTGCGGAAACCGAGCTCCCAATAGGCGAGGCCTACGAGCCCGGTGTCGGGCAGGCGTTCCATCAGGCCGGTACCGAAGGGACCGTCCATCACCTTGTCCGCCTCCTCGCCGCTGTCGAACAGGAAGGGGAGGTCGACCGCGCCGAACTCCTTGACGTTGCTCGCCAGAATGCCGGCGTTTAGTACCGTCATCTCGATGACGCCGCCCTGCAGCGCCGAAACGGTCTGCACGTCACCGCCGAGCGTCCCGCCCGGGAAGAGCTTCACCTCGATTTTGCCGCCGCTCTTCTCCTTCACGAGCTCGGCGAATTTCTCCATGCCGGTCACCTGCGGATGACCCTTGTTGTTCGCCGAGGCGAATTTGACCGTCTGATCGCGGATTTCTGCCAGTGCCGGCCCCGCCGTCATGAGTGCCAGTGGCACGGCTAGGCCCAGTGCCATTTTGGTCAGTCTGTCGAACATGTTTTCCTCCCAGGTTGGGCCGGTATCGTGCCGGCCTTGTTGACAGTCGAAAATCGCGCGTCAGCGCCCGAACCAGGAGGCCGGAACGGTCACCAGTTCAGGGAACAGGACGAGCAGGAAAAGAACGATCAGTTCCGCGAAGAGGAAGGGCATCACGCCCTTTATGAGATTCTCCATCGAAAGCCTCGACACGCCGCAGATGACGTTCAGGACGGTGCCGACCGGAGGGGTGATCAGGCCGATCGAGTTGTTGATGATGAAGAGCACGCCGAAATAGACCGGATCGATGCCCGCCTGTTTGATGACCGGCATCAGCACCGGCGTCATGATCAGGATTGTCGGCGTCATGTCCATCGCGGTGCCGACGATCACGATCAACACCATGATCGCGATAAGCAGAGCCGTCTGGTTGCCCATCAGGGGCTCGAGGAGTGCGGCGAGCGCGCCGGGAACGTCGGCAACGGTGATCAGCCAGGCCGAAACCGCCGCGCAGGCG
The genomic region above belongs to Sinorhizobium meliloti and contains:
- a CDS encoding TRAP transporter substrate-binding protein; the protein is MFDRLTKMALGLAVPLALMTAGPALAEIRDQTVKFASANNKGHPQVTGMEKFAELVKEKSGGKIEVKLFPGGTLGGDVQTVSALQGGVIEMTVLNAGILASNVKEFGAVDLPFLFDSGEEADKVMDGPFGTGLMERLPDTGLVGLAYWELGFRNLTNNRHPVTKLEDIKGLKIRTIQSPIPVELFNALGANAVPLPYTELYTALETGTVDGQENPSANIINAKFYEVQKYMTLTRHQYNPQIVLVSKKFWDGLNEEEKAVLQQAAVEARDFQRKVSREQDAAALEEIRKTGMEVSELSPEETQKLRDAVKPMIEKFSADIGQETVEALFKEIGTARGQ